From Candidatus Eisenbacteria bacterium, a single genomic window includes:
- a CDS encoding UDP-N-acetylmuramoyl-tripeptide--D-alanyl-D-alanine ligase: MTDLTLARVASMCGGRLAGGQVLDRALRPGQVSIDTRRLMEGEIFVALRGDRDGHDFVSDAAARGAGGAIVEEGRPLGPLPRGFPLIVVDDTLRAMQRWAAAHRRSMPAVVIAVTGSSGKTTTKDRISEILSDAGSTHATRGNLNNQIGVPLTILGIGPGDRWAVVEVAMNHPGEIAPLARISDPDHVVITTIGWAHIGPFGTREAILSEKLEAVRAMRPGGVFFHEADPWLIERLPREIKDLPRRTFGIGEGADFRPDLVEWDLAETRFRTSYTGDVRLRCPGRGALQAALAASLLAQTFGLDGGVVRACLERARPRPLRMEPRPLGPATAILDCYNASPESSEAAVDFLSALRRGGRRWLAFGEMRELGDRTEEAHRRLGEKAAMLDGLFLLGEGCRPLAESFLRASGGARPARVYDTEEDLADDLAGRLERGDVVLFKGSRMTAMEKAYEACLTRLEREE, encoded by the coding sequence ATGACGGACCTCACGCTCGCCCGCGTGGCCTCCATGTGCGGCGGCCGCCTCGCGGGTGGACAGGTCCTCGACCGCGCCTTGCGGCCGGGGCAGGTCTCGATCGACACCAGGCGGCTCATGGAGGGCGAGATCTTCGTCGCGCTGCGAGGAGACCGCGACGGCCACGACTTCGTGAGCGACGCGGCGGCCAGAGGGGCAGGGGGGGCGATCGTGGAGGAGGGTCGTCCCCTCGGGCCCCTGCCGCGCGGATTCCCCCTCATCGTCGTGGACGACACGCTGCGCGCGATGCAGAGATGGGCCGCGGCCCACAGGAGATCGATGCCGGCGGTCGTGATCGCCGTGACCGGATCGAGCGGGAAGACGACGACCAAGGACCGCATCTCCGAGATCCTGTCCGATGCCGGATCGACGCACGCCACGCGCGGGAATCTCAACAACCAGATCGGCGTCCCCCTGACGATCCTGGGGATCGGCCCCGGAGACCGGTGGGCCGTGGTCGAGGTGGCGATGAACCACCCCGGCGAGATCGCCCCTCTGGCGAGGATCTCAGATCCCGATCATGTCGTGATCACGACGATCGGCTGGGCGCATATCGGGCCCTTCGGGACGCGCGAGGCGATTCTGTCGGAGAAGCTCGAGGCTGTGCGCGCGATGAGGCCCGGCGGAGTCTTCTTCCACGAGGCCGACCCCTGGCTGATCGAGCGGCTTCCCCGCGAGATCAAGGATCTCCCGAGAAGGACCTTCGGGATCGGCGAGGGGGCGGACTTCCGTCCCGATCTGGTCGAGTGGGACCTTGCGGAGACGCGTTTCCGGACTTCCTACACCGGCGATGTGCGCCTGCGCTGTCCAGGCAGGGGGGCGTTGCAGGCCGCTCTCGCCGCCTCGCTCCTCGCGCAGACGTTCGGCTTGGACGGCGGCGTCGTCCGCGCCTGTCTCGAGCGGGCGCGGCCGCGTCCATTGCGGATGGAGCCGCGGCCTCTCGGTCCGGCGACCGCCATCCTCGACTGCTACAACGCGAGCCCCGAATCGAGCGAGGCCGCGGTCGACTTCCTCTCCGCCCTCCGCCGGGGGGGCAGACGCTGGCTCGCCTTCGGCGAGATGCGGGAACTCGGCGACCGGACGGAGGAAGCGCATCGCAGGCTCGGAGAGAAGGCCGCCATGCTCGATGGCCTCTTCCTGCTGGGGGAGGGATGCCGGCCCCTCGCGGAGTCGTTTCTGCGGGCGAGCGGAGGCGCTCGACCGGCCCGCGTCTACGACACGGAGGAGGATCTCGCGGACGACCTGGCGGGGAGGCTTGAGCGGGGGGACGTCGTCTTGTTCAAAGGCTCGAGGATGACGGCGATGGAGAAGGCCTACGAGGCCTGCCTGACAAGGCTCGAACGCGAGGAGTGA